A window from Synechococcus sp. MU1643 encodes these proteins:
- a CDS encoding FGGY-family carbohydrate kinase: MTDSPLVLGIDLGTSGIRTAVVTGNGVLLDSRSQAYAGDFSNPNSWREGCGDLIRAIPAQLRSQLRALAVDGTSGTLLACDRDGRPLGEALPYSQSCLELQSALQPLVDPGSPAASCSGSLARALRLLSCHGEAILLRHQADWISGWLLNDWRWGEEGNNLRLGWDLISNSWPDRFAEQTWRQALPEIRRSGSILGTIAPDQAKALGLADDLIIVAGTTDSNAAVLAANPGPGDGITVLGTTLVMKCFTKTPLHAPGVTSHRVGGRWLCGGASNAGAGVLRRFYSDEQLSELSRQINPDTDSGLRLRPFPCPGERFPVDDPELLPVLEPRPVSDALYLHGLLEGLAEIEAQGWQRLNELGASAPRRIISIGGGARNPQWRRLRERRLGCAVTSCQTPPAAGVARLAQKALVG; the protein is encoded by the coding sequence ATGACGGATTCGCCGCTGGTGCTCGGAATCGACCTGGGCACCAGCGGAATCCGCACAGCCGTTGTGACCGGCAATGGCGTGCTGCTCGACAGCAGATCCCAGGCCTACGCCGGAGACTTCTCCAACCCCAACAGCTGGCGCGAAGGCTGTGGGGACCTGATCAGGGCAATCCCAGCACAACTGCGATCCCAGCTGAGGGCGCTCGCCGTGGATGGCACATCCGGCACGCTGCTGGCCTGTGATCGCGATGGTCGCCCATTGGGGGAGGCACTTCCCTACTCCCAGAGCTGCCTTGAGCTGCAATCAGCACTGCAGCCGTTGGTGGATCCAGGCAGCCCTGCCGCCAGCTGCAGCGGCAGCCTGGCCCGGGCCTTGCGGCTTCTCAGCTGCCATGGAGAGGCGATTCTGCTGCGGCATCAGGCCGACTGGATAAGCGGATGGCTGCTGAACGATTGGCGCTGGGGGGAAGAAGGCAACAACCTGCGACTGGGTTGGGATCTGATCAGCAACAGCTGGCCAGACCGCTTTGCCGAACAGACATGGCGGCAGGCATTACCCGAAATCCGTCGGAGCGGCAGCATTCTCGGGACGATCGCACCGGATCAGGCCAAGGCCTTGGGCCTGGCGGACGATCTGATCATCGTGGCGGGAACTACCGATTCCAATGCCGCCGTGCTCGCCGCCAATCCCGGTCCTGGAGATGGGATCACCGTGCTGGGGACCACGCTAGTGATGAAGTGCTTCACCAAAACGCCCCTGCACGCCCCGGGGGTGACCAGCCATCGCGTGGGTGGACGCTGGCTCTGTGGAGGCGCCTCCAATGCAGGGGCCGGGGTGCTGCGGCGTTTCTACAGCGATGAGCAGCTCAGCGAACTGAGCCGCCAGATCAACCCCGACACCGACAGCGGACTCCGCCTGCGGCCATTCCCCTGCCCGGGGGAACGGTTCCCTGTAGATGATCCAGAGCTGCTACCGGTACTTGAACCACGGCCGGTGAGTGATGCCCTCTACCTGCATGGACTGCTCGAAGGTCTTGCCGAAATCGAAGCGCAGGGTTGGCAACGCCTGAACGAGCTGGGTGCTTCCGCACCCCGGCGGATCATCAGCATCGGCGGTGGAGCGCGCAATCCCCAATGGAGACGGCTGCGAGAACGGCGTCTTGGCTGCGCTGTAACGAGTTGCCAAACACCCCCCGCTGCAGGGGTGGCGCGACTGGCCCAAAAGGCCCTGGTCGGGTAA
- a CDS encoding HAD family hydrolase — MAQLLLKGHPIGNFQGVLFDKDGTLSHSEPHLLALADARINKAIEIALEHAPALQAFELRETLYRATGVDKGMLDPGGTLAVASRQDNIASTATVLCLLGCSWPQALALAHSCFDAVDQDGLIDTTPSPLINGSGQLLRDLHEQGVTAAVISNDTRSGIEDFLAHHQLSAGFAGIWSADDHPRKPDPQAVLELCDRIGLPPQRCALVGDAETDLQMALEAGIGGVIGFTGGWSRPPELPSAQHLLHGWDDLALSTAT; from the coding sequence ATGGCCCAACTGCTGCTGAAGGGACATCCCATCGGCAATTTCCAAGGGGTGCTGTTCGATAAGGACGGCACCCTTTCCCATAGCGAGCCGCATCTGCTGGCCTTGGCAGACGCACGCATCAACAAAGCTATCGAGATTGCGCTGGAACACGCCCCGGCGCTGCAGGCCTTTGAACTAAGAGAAACCCTTTACAGAGCAACCGGGGTTGATAAAGGCATGCTCGATCCCGGCGGAACCCTGGCGGTTGCCTCACGGCAAGACAACATCGCCTCGACCGCAACGGTGTTGTGTCTGTTGGGCTGCTCATGGCCCCAGGCTCTAGCCCTCGCCCATTCCTGCTTCGACGCAGTTGACCAGGACGGCCTGATCGACACAACTCCAAGCCCGTTGATCAACGGTTCAGGACAACTGCTGCGGGATCTGCACGAGCAGGGCGTGACCGCTGCTGTGATCAGCAACGACACCCGATCCGGCATTGAAGACTTCCTGGCTCACCATCAGCTCAGCGCAGGCTTTGCCGGCATCTGGAGTGCTGACGACCATCCGCGCAAACCCGATCCACAAGCCGTCCTGGAGCTGTGCGACAGGATTGGCCTGCCACCCCAAAGATGTGCCTTGGTTGGTGATGCGGAAACCGACCTTCAGATGGCCCTGGAGGCCGGCATCGGCGGCGTGATCGGATTCACCGGTGGCTGGAGTCGTCCGCCGGAACTGCCATCAGCACAGCATCTGCTCCACGGCTGGGACGACCTCGCCCTCAGCACAGCCACGTAA
- a CDS encoding lysozyme inhibitor LprI family protein has product MRTLLLLLLLPLMPAKAEEREIQCPGLTTYEMRFCALQSWERSNQALKDQLPQATLEKWKAATQEVCAAAYAPYRQGTIYPQMVVGCDDRLNRVLLEELKGLGG; this is encoded by the coding sequence ATGAGGACACTTCTCCTGTTGCTGCTTCTGCCTCTCATGCCTGCGAAGGCAGAGGAACGAGAGATCCAGTGCCCTGGTCTGACGACCTACGAAATGAGGTTCTGTGCCTTACAGAGTTGGGAACGGTCGAACCAAGCACTGAAGGATCAACTACCCCAAGCGACCTTGGAGAAGTGGAAAGCAGCAACACAGGAGGTCTGTGCCGCTGCCTATGCCCCATACCGACAAGGGACGATCTATCCCCAGATGGTTGTCGGATGCGATGACCGCCTGAACCGAGTTCTATTGGAAGAACTCAAGGGTCTTGGCGGATGA
- the metK gene encoding methionine adenosyltransferase, producing the protein MSRYVFTSESVTEGHPDKICDQVSDAVLDALLAQDPASRVACETVVNTGLCMITGEVTSKAQVDFIHLVRNVIKEIGYSGARAGGFDANSCAVLVALDQQSPDIAQGVNEADDHAGDPLDLVGAGDQGIMFGYACNETPELMPLPISLAHRLSRRLAEVRHNGTLGYLLPDGKTQVSVVYQNDKPVSIDTILISTQHTAEVDGMGDEQGIRERITKDLWTHVVEPATADLTLKPSREATKYLVNPTGKFVVGGPQGDAGLTGRKIIVDTYGGYARHGGGAFSGKDPTKVDRSAAYAARYVAKCLVAAGLAERAEVQLSYAIGVAQPVSILVESFGTSALANDALTALVQEHFDLRPGAIIETFDLRNLPQQRGGRFYQDTAAYGHFGRNDLNAPWENVTAKSQELKQVAAA; encoded by the coding sequence ATGAGCCGATACGTCTTTACATCCGAATCCGTCACGGAAGGGCATCCCGACAAGATCTGCGACCAGGTGAGCGACGCCGTTCTCGATGCTCTGCTTGCCCAGGATCCCGCCAGCCGCGTGGCCTGCGAGACCGTAGTGAATACCGGCCTCTGCATGATTACCGGTGAGGTGACCTCCAAAGCGCAGGTGGATTTCATCCACTTGGTGCGCAATGTGATCAAGGAGATCGGTTACAGCGGAGCCAGGGCCGGTGGCTTCGATGCCAACAGCTGTGCGGTGCTGGTGGCTCTCGACCAGCAGTCCCCCGACATCGCCCAGGGCGTTAACGAAGCGGACGACCACGCCGGTGATCCTCTGGATCTGGTGGGTGCCGGCGACCAGGGGATCATGTTCGGCTACGCCTGCAATGAGACTCCCGAGCTGATGCCGTTGCCGATCAGCCTGGCCCACCGGCTGTCGCGCCGCCTTGCTGAAGTGCGCCATAACGGAACCCTGGGCTACCTGCTTCCCGATGGCAAAACCCAGGTGAGCGTCGTCTATCAAAACGACAAGCCCGTCTCGATCGACACAATCCTGATCTCCACCCAGCACACCGCGGAAGTGGATGGGATGGGTGATGAGCAGGGCATCCGCGAGCGCATCACCAAAGACCTCTGGACCCATGTAGTGGAGCCAGCGACTGCCGACCTGACCCTCAAGCCCTCCCGCGAGGCCACCAAGTATCTGGTGAACCCAACCGGCAAGTTCGTGGTGGGCGGCCCTCAGGGCGATGCCGGCCTCACCGGCCGCAAGATCATCGTGGACACCTATGGCGGCTATGCCCGCCATGGCGGTGGTGCCTTCTCCGGCAAGGACCCCACCAAAGTGGACCGTTCGGCCGCCTATGCCGCGCGCTATGTGGCCAAGTGCCTCGTGGCCGCAGGGCTCGCCGAAAGGGCCGAAGTGCAGCTGAGCTACGCCATTGGCGTGGCCCAGCCCGTGTCGATCCTGGTGGAATCCTTCGGCACGAGTGCTCTGGCCAACGATGCCCTCACCGCCCTGGTGCAGGAGCACTTCGATCTGCGCCCCGGCGCCATCATCGAGACCTTCGATCTGCGCAACCTTCCCCAGCAACGGGGCGGTCGTTTCTATCAGGACACGGCCGCTTACGGCCATTTCGGACGCAACGACCTCAACGCCCCCTGGGAAAACGTGACAGCAAAAAGCCAGGAGTTGAAGCAGGTCGCCGCGGCCTGA
- a CDS encoding ion transporter: protein MALNDEHEQDECGQSPVVVRTFRETLFHSLNSEGEQGRATNAVKAIGLLIALSIGLAVIATEPVVRSSLGDLLVKLDIAVAIVFLIEYILRLWVAPLRDGARRGIRGAWDYAITPLAILDLIAIAPTILGFITPELYLLRIIRLARIGRVGRSKRFRHSIRYFNKAITAKKEALQISAIYSGVVITISSILMFLVEGGVQKEQFGSIPRCLWWSVVTVTTVGYGDTYPITALGKLVAALTAICGIAVIAIPIGIISAGFTESLGSENSREDLEAPAKR from the coding sequence GTGGCGCTGAACGATGAGCACGAACAAGATGAGTGCGGGCAAAGTCCAGTCGTCGTGCGAACTTTCCGAGAAACACTCTTCCACTCGCTGAACTCTGAGGGCGAGCAAGGGAGGGCGACGAACGCCGTCAAGGCGATAGGTCTGCTGATCGCCTTGTCAATCGGTTTGGCGGTCATCGCGACAGAACCTGTTGTCAGATCATCACTGGGAGATTTACTCGTAAAACTTGATATTGCGGTCGCAATCGTCTTCCTGATCGAATACATCTTGCGACTCTGGGTTGCTCCACTTAGGGACGGAGCAAGAAGAGGCATTCGAGGTGCCTGGGACTACGCCATTACGCCTCTGGCAATCCTGGATCTAATAGCAATCGCTCCAACCATCCTTGGTTTTATTACTCCGGAACTCTATTTGCTTAGGATTATTCGGTTGGCACGAATAGGAAGAGTCGGTCGCTCAAAGCGCTTTCGTCACAGCATCAGGTATTTCAATAAAGCAATCACCGCCAAGAAAGAAGCGCTTCAGATTTCCGCTATTTACTCGGGAGTTGTCATCACTATCAGCAGCATATTGATGTTCTTGGTTGAAGGAGGAGTCCAGAAGGAGCAGTTCGGTTCAATACCCAGATGCCTTTGGTGGTCTGTTGTTACGGTGACAACAGTTGGATATGGCGACACTTATCCCATAACAGCACTGGGGAAACTTGTGGCAGCATTGACTGCCATATGCGGGATCGCAGTTATCGCAATCCCAATCGGTATTATCTCGGCAGGTTTCACTGAGTCCCTTGGATCGGAGAACTCTAGAGAAGATCTTGAAGCGCCTGCAAAGCGTTAA
- a CDS encoding ComF family protein: protein MHRALLAFAQTLLIEPRCPICDGPWDSPLRPTATCSKCLNALALPLKGLKLPLPWCALGPYAGTLRQLLLQVRQPRQGKALAALVQLLSDRWPLPATAVLVPIPSWKKQRSNPLPQQIAMGLGRPTAALLHRTHAGLSQHHLNKTQRQTNLIGAFQAIPLDTQGTLGSVWLGDDILTTGSTALAGHEALENAGHHVAGLICLGRTPAKERRR, encoded by the coding sequence GTGCATCGCGCGCTCCTGGCCTTTGCCCAAACACTGCTGATCGAGCCCCGCTGCCCGATCTGTGATGGCCCCTGGGACAGCCCACTGCGGCCGACGGCTACCTGCAGCAAGTGCCTCAACGCACTGGCTCTCCCTCTGAAAGGGCTCAAGCTGCCATTGCCTTGGTGCGCCCTCGGGCCTTACGCAGGCACTCTGCGTCAACTGCTGCTCCAGGTGCGTCAGCCGCGCCAAGGGAAAGCGCTTGCGGCCTTGGTTCAGCTGCTATCGGACCGTTGGCCACTGCCCGCAACAGCAGTGCTGGTACCGATTCCAAGCTGGAAAAAGCAACGATCCAACCCCCTGCCACAGCAGATCGCCATGGGCTTGGGCCGACCGACGGCAGCCCTGCTGCACCGCACCCATGCAGGGCTAAGCCAACACCATCTGAACAAAACCCAACGCCAGACCAACCTGATCGGGGCGTTCCAGGCCATCCCCTTGGACACACAAGGAACACTCGGCTCGGTCTGGCTCGGGGACGACATCCTCACAACCGGATCCACCGCTTTAGCTGGCCATGAGGCCCTTGAAAATGCTGGCCACCACGTGGCTGGATTGATCTGCCTGGGACGAACCCCCGCAAAAGAGCGCAGGCGGTGA
- a CDS encoding DUF1651 domain-containing protein, which translates to MPQLDGPQGDGNGLVPGGGVMQEGWLIDANDHWVWRFHRDNSAWVKDPKVFIDRGRQMPVGPPLLKERRYLRKDAAEQLWRSLQTQGWKKTRPLWGATAEP; encoded by the coding sequence GTGCCGCAACTGGATGGTCCGCAGGGAGACGGAAATGGGTTGGTGCCCGGAGGTGGCGTGATGCAAGAGGGATGGTTGATCGATGCCAATGACCATTGGGTCTGGCGGTTTCACCGGGACAACTCCGCCTGGGTAAAAGATCCGAAGGTCTTTATCGATCGAGGGCGTCAGATGCCCGTAGGTCCGCCGCTGCTCAAGGAGCGTCGATATCTGAGGAAAGACGCCGCAGAGCAGTTGTGGAGGTCTCTTCAGACGCAGGGGTGGAAGAAGACGAGACCGCTTTGGGGCGCAACTGCCGAACCCTGA
- a CDS encoding DUF4236 domain-containing protein, which produces MALAFRKRIKVIPGVYINLSKSGISANTGVRGASLTFRSDGIYRNLGLPGTGVYSRQKVGDYGGSARDKGTDQEFAPDEAFEVAAPDYSFISADPLEVTSEGLQGLQQAVIDANRQKQELIRDAESIKGSLSLLRLGEVLSKVCLIYFFVPSLKRSIQAGIRGRQDALKELTESIAASAVSLAVEMDADCSSAYQKVQGAFDVLTRCACIWDVTSGSDVDRVQSRSAASMSVERSIAKCLRQDLPAITSPETPLGFINRNGADIYVYPGFFVMFESPSRMGILDISELEVDYEVTRFIETDTTPPDSKRVGEVWEKSNKDGSRDK; this is translated from the coding sequence ATGGCGTTGGCGTTCCGTAAGCGCATCAAGGTCATTCCTGGCGTCTACATCAATCTCAGTAAGAGCGGGATCAGCGCCAATACAGGCGTCAGGGGTGCTTCCCTGACATTCAGGTCAGATGGCATTTATCGGAATCTTGGTCTGCCTGGAACAGGTGTCTACAGCAGGCAAAAGGTTGGTGACTATGGCGGTAGTGCGCGAGATAAGGGCACGGATCAAGAGTTCGCTCCTGATGAAGCATTTGAGGTTGCGGCACCTGATTACTCCTTCATCAGCGCCGACCCTCTGGAGGTCACCAGCGAAGGACTTCAAGGACTCCAGCAGGCAGTCATCGATGCCAATCGCCAAAAGCAAGAACTGATTAGAGATGCTGAGTCCATCAAGGGGTCTCTGTCTCTCCTGCGTCTTGGGGAGGTCCTGTCCAAGGTCTGCCTGATCTACTTCTTTGTGCCCTCCCTCAAAAGGAGCATCCAGGCAGGAATCAGGGGGCGACAGGATGCTTTGAAAGAGTTGACTGAATCCATTGCGGCATCTGCTGTTTCGCTCGCGGTGGAGATGGACGCTGATTGCAGTTCTGCCTATCAAAAGGTTCAAGGCGCCTTCGATGTACTCACCCGTTGCGCCTGCATCTGGGATGTCACCTCAGGCAGTGATGTCGATCGAGTGCAATCTCGCTCCGCCGCCTCGATGAGCGTCGAGCGGTCGATCGCAAAGTGCCTGCGTCAGGACCTTCCAGCTATCACTTCCCCTGAAACTCCCCTGGGCTTCATCAATCGGAACGGAGCAGACATATATGTGTATCCGGGATTCTTCGTGATGTTTGAATCTCCATCCCGGATGGGCATTCTCGATATTTCAGAACTGGAAGTCGATTACGAGGTAACCAGATTTATCGAGACGGACACAACGCCTCCTGATAGCAAGCGAGTTGGAGAGGTCTGGGAGAAATCGAATAAGGACGGAAGTAGAGATAAGTGA
- a CDS encoding DUF2470 domain-containing protein encodes MPADPLTDAVSTRICKHMNDDHAEAVLAYAKHYGGVSKPAVARMVSVKAETMELEVDGASVSIAFDHTLTDSEDAHRTLVAMLRAMPKEGA; translated from the coding sequence ATGCCTGCAGACCCCCTCACTGATGCCGTCAGCACACGGATCTGCAAACACATGAACGACGACCATGCCGAGGCGGTGCTTGCCTACGCCAAGCACTACGGCGGCGTCAGCAAACCCGCTGTAGCTCGCATGGTGTCTGTGAAAGCGGAAACCATGGAACTGGAGGTGGATGGCGCGAGCGTCAGCATCGCCTTCGATCACACCCTCACCGACAGCGAAGACGCCCACCGCACCTTGGTGGCGATGCTGCGGGCGATGCCCAAAGAAGGCGCCTGA
- a CDS encoding recombinase family protein, with translation MAIWGYWRTSTTEQDSERQQKSLKEAGCDRIYGDQITGTSAYGDRPELSKCLDGLRDGDTLVIHELDRLGRSMVEMLVQVNGLIERGIAIKTLDGRLDTASMPEELVKLVVGVMGYAAEMELKGIKKRTAEGREVAKNRGVKFGRKRNYTPQQAAAVMEMRQRGDGYGTIASAMGMTASMVRRILQQQEVA, from the coding sequence ATGGCGATCTGGGGTTACTGGAGGACCAGCACCACCGAGCAGGACAGCGAACGGCAGCAGAAGTCGCTGAAGGAAGCAGGGTGCGATCGGATTTACGGGGACCAGATCACTGGGACCTCCGCTTATGGAGATCGACCTGAACTGAGCAAGTGCCTGGATGGTCTCCGTGATGGCGACACCCTTGTGATCCACGAACTGGATCGTCTTGGGCGCTCAATGGTCGAAATGCTTGTTCAGGTCAATGGTCTGATCGAACGGGGAATTGCGATCAAGACCTTGGACGGACGCCTGGACACCGCCTCCATGCCTGAGGAGTTAGTCAAGTTGGTGGTGGGCGTGATGGGTTACGCCGCCGAGATGGAACTGAAGGGCATCAAGAAGCGCACTGCTGAAGGCAGAGAGGTCGCCAAGAACAGAGGAGTGAAGTTCGGCAGGAAGAGGAACTACACGCCACAACAGGCGGCAGCAGTGATGGAGATGCGGCAGCGGGGCGATGGATACGGAACCATCGCTTCGGCAATGGGGATGACTGCCTCGATGGTTCGTCGGATCCTTCAGCAGCAGGAGGTGGCGTGA